ATGCTGAACGTTTCTAACGCTCAACAGCTAGCCCTGGCCGAAATAGGTCGGTTTTTCAGAATGATTGTCGAGAGGGAGTGTGCAAAGCATGAGCCTGTAGGGAGACACACTAGGTCAACCATTCCTGGGAGTACTGGTTGGCAGAACAGCCATCATGCAGATTTGCGACGATGAAGTCGAGCGCAAAAGTGGGTTACGTCTTGCCATAGTACACAGAAAGGGTCTCCTTGCTTTGGCGGGTTCTCACTAACTCACTAGGTAGTGCAAGATTTTCAGAAAGAGAAATGACTACCACAGCTTGGTGGCTGATTGGCTTGCGTGGTCTAttcctttctctctctcttcctcctcttcttctttttgttttttgttgCACGAACTTGTTGATACGTCGATGGCATCTTTGTATAGGGTTTCAGGAATAAAGCACAGATTTTTGTCGAGGACAGAGGTTACAGGCAACCCAACCTTGCCGGGACAAGCAACGTCACTAAATAACCGCGCGAGGGCGTGTGTTCAGATAATTATATGCAGAATCTCAATTTTTGTCTCATTCTTCATCAACTAAATAAAGTAAGATTGGCTCTCAAAGGGCACAATATTGCTTCCAGAGGATGTCTAATAATAGCATGGTATGCATTCATTTGATCGAAATGCAGCTTCTCTAAGCCTGGCGGTAGCTTGAAACAAGTGCCACGAGAACAAGCAACAGCTGTTTATAAGAATTAGATCCAAGATATTGAAGAAAGCTCGCATTTGAAATGCTAATCTTTGAGGACGTGTGCTTTACATTGTAGGTATGGTGAACAAGTTGACGATGACTAGTCTCGGTAGTGATAGAGCTGTGATTCTTCAATGCGACGTCGTCTTGAGTGGTGGTCATCTTGTTGCCGCTCTCTGCGGTATACATGGTGGTAGTCATGAGCGTCAGAAAGATATCCCTTGCCATTTGCGTGATTCCAATCTTGTAGTCTTCCTGTATCGTAGTGGGTCGTGTCATCTTCTCGGTCATACCGGTTTCCCCACGTTAATTGCTGACTCCTGTTCCTTTCTCTGGCATCTTCCCATCTATGGGTCACGGCATTTGCGCCCAGCGCACCGGCTACAGCACCAAGCACAGTAGACGCCATACGGGGTATGGTCTCAGAGCTGTGGCGACGTGGGCGACCAGTTTGCTTTTGCTTGTGGCGAAATGCTGCTTCAGAAGCCTGTTTGGCGACAAGTCCTCCGATGACAGCTCCAACAATACCAGCTCCGATTCCTGCCCTCGTTTGAGAGAAATTGCTTTGGATTATACCGCGAGTTTGATTCATCGAACCAGGGCTGTGTTCATTGTCGCGAGACACACTGCAATAGGAGCGAGAGGAGGATCTAGAAGACGAAATCGATGGAGACCGGGGATAGCGGACGACGGCAGAAGTCGGTGGCGGCACTGAATGAGAACGAGACCCGTCGTCCATGGGCATTCCAAGTGCGGCGGCGGTCTCCCGATAGTAAGACTCATTCAGGCCCTGGGGCATATTCTCCTGGTCAGGTACCTTGGACATGGCACTTCTGCCAGACTGGCGTTCCGAGGTGTAGTAGTCATGATGACGGTCTGACAAGCGGCTTGAGTCGAGCCGGTTTACTTGACGGCTAGACATGTCGATGGCAATAAGACTgtctgaagaagaagaggcggaggctgcggcaagagcagcagccttggaaGAATTTAAAGAGCAGTAAGTAGCAATAGAGCCCCAGAATTGATTCAAGTCAGAAGCTGTTTTCCGGCGCAGAAGCTGCTCAGCGACTGCGACTGCTGTCGGTCTCTACGGAGGCTGCGGCATGATGTGCGGTAAGCTCAGCCCGATTAATTAATACATGTCAAgtatcaacattgaagggcgaAGAGGCCGAGCTAGTGGAAGGAAGGGGCGGGCAGCTGACATGCACGTACCAGACCCAGGCCATGGACAGTCTTGGGACCAAGACAGGCGGCGTCGTTCTCAATCGCTCCATCGAATGTAACAGGGACCAGTCCTGACATAGGAAGACAACCTTACTCTAGGTGCTCACTAAGGGTGGTCACCAGTCAAAAGGGTGCAGAAAGGAGGCGAGCGGCACCACATGGCGACCCGGAGTTCCCTAATCGTGTGGAGTATGGGCATGGAACACAGGAAGAGAAGAACTGTGCGCTCGCGAAATGAGAACGACATGGCGGAGTTTATGCTTGTCCTAGTACGATGCACAGTAAATGCGGCCATTGTTGCAGCCCGTGGTATGCGGAAATGCCCACAGATTTCGCTGTGTGGTAGTACGTGATGGCCTCATGGTGGTGAGTGACATGGCTGAGAGACAAATGTCACTTTTCGGAGGAGCCGCCAGAACAAGTTGAAAACTGATGGCGGCTGATGTGTCCTCCGTCACAGATGAAAGGTTATAGGCAGTCACGTGGGATCTAGGCACATGGCGGATCAAGTTGTCCCAGTGAAGTCAATCAACGATGATGAAGACACACATCTCTGGGCGGTTAAGATCTGGGCCACCAGGACTTGAGGTCTTGTTTTCCATGTCCCGTTATCGGGGATGGGTACATACAGTGTGTAGTTACAAAGCACCTGCCCAAGAAACTACATGTACTAAGTAAAGTCTGGTAGGAAGAAAGAGGGGGTCCCTCATCGCTCTCAATTCGACATGGAGCCTCGTATCAACATGCAGCATATGTGGAGGCGCCCAAGTTCCGACTTGCTTTGCGACATGGGTTCCTATGCCTAAGTATGTaaagtatgtatgtacgtggGATGCGTCCGGTAACCACGCCGACCGTATTCCATCATCCCGATTCGTTCTGTCTGGCCGGACATTCACTCGCATTTCATAGTCATCTAGAAACCACACTATCGGATCGCCAAATGCGAAGATGACATGAATGCTTGGTGAACCAGGACACAATACTGCCCTCTACTATCGGCACATCTGTCTTTTCTTCGCCCActttctttatatttatttaacAGACCATCCAAGCTTTGCCCTCTTTCCGTGTCTCTGTGTAGCCGTTACCTCTCGACATGGCGAGCCCTCAACTCTCTGCGCCTGTGCCCAGATGGACGGGTTTCCAGGACAGTAACGAAGATCAACTATCCCACGACAACAAGTCGGCCGCTGCCAGTCTCTTGCGAAACACAGAAGATGGTGCTGAAGTAGCTGGCGATGATCTCCAAGATGACGCAGACGGCTACGAAGTCGATAACAACCCCCGTCGTGAAGCATGGAACAATCCACGAATCAACATGTATCGATATTGCGCGGTCAATTTGTCATTTTTCGTTATGGGCATGCATGACGGCTGCATCGGCGTATGTATCAAAACTGATTGCACGGCTCATTCTATTCCATCTTGACTTGAAGAGTTATACGATATGCTGATACGCACGACTTCTTTTCTCGTAACACCAGGCTCTTCTCCCATATGTGAGTTGGCCTTGTGTGTAGATGGTCGCGTCTACCTACCATGTGACATAAATAAACGAAGCTGACCCTCACTAGATCGAAGAATACTATGGTATAAACCATACCACTGTCTCAACAATATTCATAGTGCCGTTTCTTGGATATGTTACCGCAGCACTGTCGAATAACTGGATTCACTATCAGGTTGGCCAGCGAGGCATCGCGTTCCTAGGCCCGCTCTTCCGCCTCATTGGATATGTTCCAATAGTCTTTCGTCCGCCATTTCCTCTTCTACCCATACTCTTCATGTTCACTGGATTTGGAAGTGGTATTGAAGACAGCGCTTACAATGCGTGGGTCGGCAACATGCACCAAACCAacgagctgctgggcatCATTCATGGGGCGTTTGGTCTCGGCGCAACTGTGGCACCTATTATTTCGTCGACTATGGTGGCCAAGCTGAAGATGCCCTGGTACTCCTTCTACTACATTTTCATCTTGGTTGTGTGTGTTGAGCTTTCCTTTGGACTGTGGGCTTTTTGGGGTGCTACTGGAGCAGCACACCGCGAGAAGCTTCACAAAGGGGGCTCTGGTGGAGGAGCAAGGACGGCCACGGTCCTCCGAGAGCCCGTCACATGGCTAATCGCCATCTTTTTACTCCTGTATGCCGGTGCGGAGGTTAGTCTAGGTGGTTGGATCCCAACTTTCATGATGGAGGAGAGACATGCCGACGGTCTTCTGGCCGGCGTCACTGCCACACTCTTCTGGCTCGGCTTATCACTTGGCCGGATTGTTTTAGGTTTCGTCACGGGTCGGGTTGGAGAGAGGCTCGCCATCACCGCATATTTAGTATTATGCATTGCTTTTCAACTTATGTATTGGTTAGTTCCCACCACAGTCGGTGCAATGTTGTTCGTATCGGCTTTGGGTTTCTTTCTGGGGCCGCTCTTTCCGGCCGCCATCGTCGTTGCAACCCAAATACTACCTGCTGAGTATCACATCAGTGCTATTGGGTTCTCGTCTGCCATTGGAGGCGGTGGCGCTGCTGTCTTGCCATTTGCTGTTGGTGCCATCGCAGAAGGTCATGGCGTTGGAGTGCTGCAGCCTATTATTCTGGCAGTCTTGGTTTTCCTAATTGGAATATGGGTTTGTCTGCCCCGGAAAGCACGAGGGAGGAAGGGTGCCAACCTGGGAGAGTGACAAGGGTGACAAGTCATATTTTGCTGAGAGTTTGAAGAGTTTAAACCAGATCTAGGCGTGGCTAATATGCATGGAGGTGAATCACCAACCAACGCGGACATGCATGGATGGAGTCGAGGTTGGATAGTATATGAGGGGTGCAACGACGCTAGAAAGCTTCGATGTAGATGACGGAACGattaaataaatatactCTATAGAAAtcacaatttttttttaaaaataaatactttcTTTGCGCAATCCTGAATGTCAACGTACGGGATGGTCGAGTTTAGATGTGCCGTGCCGCAATCCCTTCCTACTTTACTCGGTCGTATCTTATCAGCGGGGCAACGTGCAATTTGATGGCCGCAGTGTGTGCGACTTCGGGATTGAACTGCAAAGTACAGAGTACCTATTCCACCGTGGCGAACACCTCAAGCCTTCCATCTTCGCGTTTACAACGTCATCTCCGCCATTCCAGCTGCCCTGGCTCGATCCGACCGCTACAGTCGAATGCTGGGGAAGCCTTCGGGTCCCCTCTGTCATCAATCTATCCACGAGCCCGCAAACGACCCTTGAACCGCTTGAATCGTGTACCCTGAAAATGTCCCCCGCAGCGTCACGTTGCTCGTCAACGACGGCTACCATTACCTTGATCCAACCTTTCCAACCTGATCTCCATGAAcgagcatgggcatcaatACCGCACCCGACCCTCCCCTTGATTGCGACAGCCCACGCAAAGTCCGTCACCGTGTTTTCTCTGTCCACGCTTTCGTGCCATAGCAACCTAACCGGCGGCCATACCCGATCCGTTCGATCCGTAGCTTGGAAGCCTGGCCTACCGCCTCATAAGCTGTGCCTCGTGTCCGGAAGCTTTGATGCTACCGCGGGACTATGGCGCTGGGACGGCGACTCTACGGCGGCGACCGCTGGGGCACCTCCGGATGAGAATGAGGTAGAAATCACAGCCTCGGGCAGAAAGGTGGGAAGCGCCGACAGCGACGAGACGAGCCATATTGGCGACAAGGACTGGGAGTTCACACTGGTTCTGGAAGGCCACGACTCGGAGATAAAAGGCTGTGCGTTTGCACCGTCCGGCGCATACCTTGCCACCTGTTCGCGCGACAAGTCCGTGTGGATCTGGGAGGACATTGGCGCATCCGAAACAGACGACGAGTGGGAAACCGTTGCCGTGCTTAATGAGCACGAGGGAGATGTCAAAGCCGTGGCTTGGTGTCCAGATGTTCCGGGGAGGAATTCTCGCCGCCAGTACAGCTCCGACGTcctcgccagcgccagctACGACAACACCGTCCGTATATGGCGCGAGGACGGTGATAGCGAATGGGTCTGTGTCGCGGTTCTGGAAGGCCACGAAGGAACCGTCTGGGGTATTGAATGGGAGCCGCGGCCTAAAAACGACCGCTTCCCACGCTTGCTTAGCTACTCTGCCGATGGGACGGTGCGCCTGTGGACGCTCCAGCAAGATCCAGAGGGCCAAGAAGACAACGATGGATTCGGGGCGGGGAGCCGAAGTTCTCTTGGGGGCATTCCCAACACCATGAGGAGGTCTCTGAGAGAGGAATGGACATGTGCTGCTGTTTTGCCCACGGCTCACGATCGAGATGTATACTCTGTCACTTGGAGCAAGGATTCCGGCTTGGTTGCCACCACAGGAAGGGACGGCAAGGTTGCTCTCTACAAAGAAGCTGACACCCCGTCTGTATCTGTGACAGCCTCTGAAGGGCAGCATGACAATACTGCCTGTATTGATGGCTCTGTCATGCCGAGCGTGTCTAATGCGCAGCTTTCAACAATGGCACCATCTCCGACAACGTGGGAATTGCTAACTACAATACCCAATTCCCATGGACCATTCGAAGTAAACCATATAACCTGGTGTCGGCGTTATGATGCTGGCTCTGAGAAacgaggagaggaggagatgcTGGTGACTACTGGTGACGATGGTATAGTCCGCTCGTGGCAAGTCAGGGTGGATGATGCGCCGAGGACGGGAGGTCCGGAGCAGGGTATATGAGTAGAGATAGAGCATACTGTCAATTGCACATATCAGCCGGCAAGAGAAGTCGACTGCTATCTTAAGTCCATCAAGCTTCAAGACATGCTCATATTCGTATCTCCATAGGATCAAACAAAACAGATGCCATTTTCTACCGTACCGAAGCCACGCTATGGAAACAATGGTACAGGTACTACTATAATAGTTGCCCTCGGAAGGGTAATTTTTATGGTACAAATACTACACAAGGGGAGCCTACCTTTTCATTTTCAAACCATCTGCACCACAGGCATAACTCCATTTCTAAATCTTCCACGGCGACACTATCGGACTTCTTCACGAAATCGTTCCATTATTCTAATATTTGTTCGTCGCTTACTCGCCCTTCAGCTTGTCCTGCTTCACGGTGAAAGCCATTTCCAAGaaatcctcttcttctttcttgtgCAGATGTTTCGCGCCAGTGGCAACAGACGCACTCGGATTACGGCCAGCGTACATGACATGTTTTCGGTCGTGGTACTGGGTCTGGTTGAGAAGAGTCTCAATGCGGGGTTGGGTGAAGCTCCAAGCACCAGCGTTGAGAGGTTCCTCCTGAGCCCAGACAATGGTTTTGGCGTTAGGGTACATGTCGAGGTTCTCCTTCAGCTGCTGCCAAGGGAATGGGTTTAGCTGCTCGATGCGGGTGAAAGCCACGTTGTCAACCTTGTTGTCGGCTCGGTACTTATGTAGGGCAGCCCAGACCTGACCAGTGCACAGAATGACACGGTCAATCTCTTCAGGGGCCTTGATTGCACCAGTTTGATGCTCAGGATCAGGGATAATCCACTGGAAGCCAGCATCCTCGCCACTGAAATCCTCAATATTTGAGCGAGCGAGCGGGTGGCGGAGCAAAGACTTGGAGAAAAATATGACAAGAGCTGAGCGTATGTTAGTTGATGGTGTTGTTCATAAAATGCACTGAAATGAATGCCCGGGGGTAAACTTACGCTTTCGGAACTGTCGGTGCATCTGTCGGCGCAGAACATGGAACAAGTTGGCTGGGGTTGTCATGTAGGCAATCTGCATGTTGCAGTCTTGGTGCTGTCTCGCAAGCTTCTCCTCAGTCGGGAAAATACGAGGATCCTCGTTGGACAACTGGAGATAACGTTCCAGACGACCAGACGAGTGCTCGGGGCCTTGACCATCATACCCGTGAGGGAGAGACATAACAAGACCAGTTCGCTGCATCCACTTCACTTCTCCAGAGGCAATAAACTGGTCGATGATACACTGAGCATTGTTGGCAAAGTCACCGAACTGGGCTTCCCACATAACCAGGGCATTGGGTGACTGCAGGGAGTAACCGTACTCGAACCCAAGGGCACCAAACTCACTCAGGGAGGAGTTGGAGATGACAAATTTGCCCTGGTCCTTACTAATGTGCTGCAGTGGGGTGTATGTCTTCTCGTTCTCTTGTTCATGGAAGACGGCATGACGCTGAGAGAATGTGCCTCGCTCAACATCTTGGCCAGAAACACGAACGTGGTATCCTTCAGTGACCAAGGTACCAAACGCTAGAGCCTCCGCGGTAGGGAAATCAATATTCTTTCCTTCAACAACAGACTTAGTCCGGTTGGTGAGAATGCGCTTCAGGTTACGATGAATCTGGAAACCTTCAGGGGCAGAGCCAATGACTTCGCCAACGTGGTCTAGAGTCTTACTGTCCACACCAGTAGCGTGGTGAGGGAGGATCTCCGTAGCTAGCTCCTTGGGGGACTTGAAGCCATTCCACGCAGAAGTAGTCCACTCCTTGGAGGTGGGAGTGTAGTCCTTGGACTTGTCAAAGCTCTCTTCAAGCATACCCCAAACCCATTGTTTGTGCTCTTCAATATCTTCCTTTGTGAAAGTGCCTTCTCGTAAAAGCTTGTTGACATAGACGTCAATCTGAGGCTCCTTCTGCTGAATTCTCTTGTACATGAGGGGTTGGGTGAACGACGGCTGATCCGTTTCGTTGTGGCCATGCTTTCGGTAGCAGATTAAGTCAATGACAACATCGTGCTGGAACTCGGCACGCCAGTCAGCAGCCAGCTGGCAAACAAAGTTGACAGCTTCGACGTCATCGGCATTGACGTGGAAGACAGGGGCGTCGATAGCCTTGGCAATGTCAGTGCAGTAGGCTGTAGAGCGGGCGAATCGAGGGTCAGTTGTGAAGCCAATTTGGTTGTTCACAACAAGATGAATCGTGCCCCCAGTTGAGAAGGCAGGTAGGGAGTGGAAACCCAAACATTCGTAAACAATGCCCTGGGCAGCAAAGGCAGCATCACCATGCAGGAGAACCCCCATGGCGGTTCTGTGGGTCTTCTCATCATTATTGTAGTGCTGGATAGCTCGAGTCTTGCCCAGGACAACAGGGTCTTCGGCTTCCAAGTGAGAAGGGTTTGCGACCAGTGAGAGCTGAACGCGTTTACCTGACGGAGTAGGACGCTCAAAGTTCATTCCCAAGTGGTACTTGACATCGCCTGAACCCTCGTCCTCAGCACCTAGTGTACCAGCAAATTCTGAAAAGATCGATTCGTTCGGTTTGCGCACAACGTTGCTGAGAACGTTGAGACGACCACGGTGAGGCATGCCAATGACGATGTCCTTGACACCATAATCCACACTGCGGTCAATCAAAGCCTTCATACCAGGGACAAGGGTCTCGCAGCCCTCCAGCCCAAACCGCTTATCATTAGGATACTTGGTTGCCAGGAAAGACTCGAAGCTGGAACTCCAAATAAGCCGATCAAGGACGCGACGCTTCTCGTCAATGGAGTACTTGAACGGCTGGGGAACTTCGAGACGCTCACGCAGCCAGTCGCACTTCTCGCGATCGGGAATGTGAATGAACTCGACACCCCAGGATCCGGCGTAGATCCTCTCACAAGCGGCCACAATTTCTCGGAGTGTCATCTTATCACGGCCTTCGCGTTTGAATCGAGGCAAAATACCGGGTCCCAGGGTATATTCGGTGTCAAGGTCGGCTTCGGTGAATCCATAGTGTTCGAGGGTCAGCTCTTTGGGCTTGATGTTACCAAAGCCCTCAGCAGTGTTCCTGATACCAAGAGGAtcaatgttggccttgtGATGGCCACGGGCCTGGTAGGCGCGGACGAGCAGCTGCACTTTCAGATGATTTGTAACATCAGAGCCATCATCAAGTGCTAGGTTGCCGGCAAGACGGGGCACGCCCCCAGTCATGTTTGGAACCAagtttggcggcggctgaAAAGCCTGGGAAATGGGCATGTCGCCACTTTCCATGTTCTTGAAATAGACCTGCCAGGACACGTGAACACTCTTGGGATCCTGCTTCCACTGCATGTACATCTCATCAATGTAATTGGCAGCGCCTCCAGACAGAAAGTTGTCACTCGGGTCCGGCGGCGAGTGGAGGGCATCAGTTGCGTAGGACCTCGCGGCCGTCGCAGCCAGCGGACGGcggacggcggcgagctTCCATGATGACGTTCGGGCAGAGACTGTCGGGAtggagcttcttgacagAGCTGCGGAGCATCGAGCACCGCGGAGCACCTGTGAACTAGCTCTACAGAGCGGATTCCTCAACATGGTGAGGGTTGATGACGGGGCGCTTCAGGAGACGAGAGACAACAGATGGGTGACGGGTTAACACTCAATCGAACGATGCATTCCCCAGTTTCTTGATCGCAAGTTGATCAGAAAAGAATGGCAGGGCAGGTTGCCGATGGAAGCAACGGAGCTGGGGAGGAGTCGGTTGGGGGCAAAAAGAGATGAGATAAAGAAGTCGAAGTTGCGCAGCTGGTAGTGCCCGGGAGCCATTTACAAAAAACCTGCTTGCACCGGCGGGCAAACAGCGGCTGGTTTCCGGGGCGGCAACTCGAGTGCTGCAATTTTCGGGCGTGCCGGGCCAGAGGCACCTGGGAGGTCACGGCAGTGGCCCAGGGGGGTCACAGGGCATCCTCCATGCATTGACTCTGCGTGCGTCGCATCCACAGGGGCATGGCCAGCCACTCACAGCACTGCTATTCACCTTGAGTGTTGCAGGTGGCCCATCCAGGCCCTTGCTCTAGAATCCGGCCACCCTGCTGACTGCAAGCTGACAAGGCCCGAGACGGTGCCTGTCGCAAAGGACGTGCACTGTTACCAGGCTGTCTAGGCCCTGAGACCGCTACAGTATGGTACATTGCAGATCACACGGTACGGGTTGGGTAGGGGGAGTTATTACCGGGTCGCGGCGTGATGTCAAGACACTTTACCGACGCCACAGCCCCTCGGTCAAGCCACACGCTTCCGAGCAGCTTCAGTCAGTCACCAGCCTCGCAGCCACGTTAGATACGATACGACATGTCAGCCGTCGGCAACCTCAGACAGCGTTACCTAACTGCCTTCGCAGCTCCTGCCTTCACTCACACTGCGCCTTCATCAAAGAACTTTGTCAGCCCTTTGTCAACACCGCAAAAGAGACCGTGCCCCGTAATCTATCTTCTCATACAGTTTGGGGTGGATTCTTTCTCATCGGCACCTCCTACAGACCTCAGCTCACGCCACGCATGACATCTTTGATAGTCCAGTTCGGCGTGGTGAGCTGAGTGAGGTAGGCAAGGACTTCAGTACGGAAGCTGTGGACAATGCTCAGTAACCACAACGGCGAGAAAAGAACGAACCGCAGTCAAGACGTCACGGCCCCTGCGCGCTGGAATCAGCCATGGCCGCTCCCGCAGGTCGCACCTTGTTTAAAAAGAAGGATGGAATTCTCACATTAACGGATGACTACCAAATTGTCACATGGACTCCAAATAGTGGTGGACCCCCGACAATTTCTTTACCAGTGTCTAACATCACGAGTAAGAAAGCTTCATGTGTAGTCATCTTGTCTTCGTTTATGCTTTCTAACACAGGTGCCTCAGATCTTCAGCAGACTCCAGAAACGGCTGCTAAGGTCATGTTAAAGATTTTTGAAAAGGCAGACAATGGAGCCGACCCTGCAACGTACCTCTTCCACTTTAACACAGCAGAAGCAAAGGCCGAAGCAAAGGCTGTCAAGGATGTTCTATCCAAGATCCTGGCTGATATGAGGAGCCATGATACCGGCGTGCCTCGTCCAAATGTTGCCACGCCGACAGCTGGAGGTGCCTCTACTCCTGCCGCTGCTGGCAGTGGgtcggcagccatggcattTGCAAGCGCAGTAAACTCTCAGGCTTCGTCATCAACGAGGTGGTTCGATGACAATCAGCTGAAAAATGACATAGAGCTGCAACAGTCGCTGATGAAGAAAGACAAAAGTCTTCACCAAACATACGTGGAGGCCATAACCACAAAACCAGAGTCGATATCTGGCGCGGCATTCAACTCACAATTTTGGTCTACGCGCACGAACTTACTCAGAGCCCACGCTATTGAAATAAATCAGAAAAAGGGGGCGTATAACGTCCTCTCGACAGTCAAACCACGCACCGTTGACGGAGAGTTGAAACTAAATATCAGTGTCGAGCAAGTTCAGATGATATTTGCACAACATCCGCTGGTCAAACGAATCTATAACGAGAACGTCCCAAAGCTTTCGGAAGCGGATTTTTGGTCCCGGTTTTTTCTTAGCCGTTTGTCGAAAAAGCTCAGAGGGGAGCGGATAACCGACAATGATACTCAAGATCCCCTGTTCGACAAGTACGATGTGACTGAAAATACCGAAGGCGTTCAAAGCAAAATCATGGCCCAAAGTGTTCCCCACATCATTGATATAGAAGGAAACGAGGAAAACCAGGGAGGTTTTAAGGGTGGTAATGCCAAGGATGTCGAGATGAGGCCTAGGGCAAACATACCTATCGTGAAGACTTTGAATAGTCTAAGCGAGAAGATCATGGCCAATGTCGCGCCATCTGATGTGTATGATGACAACGGTAGCAGGGAACGGGATGAGTTCAATGAGCTGGCACTTCGAGACTTGCGTGGGAATACAGCGGAGCATCGCATCATGCTCAACGTGAAGGAGCAAAACAGGTTCTTTCAAAAGCAAGACTCCGCACCATCAGAGAATGCTCGTGTGTTTGCGACACAAAAACCAAAAGAGGTTTTGTCCAAGATTAGGAACACGTTGCGGAAATTTGAAACAGACTCTAGCGACGGAG
The DNA window shown above is from Metarhizium brunneum chromosome 1, complete sequence and carries:
- the BSC6_0 gene encoding Bypass of stop codon protein 6; protein product: MASPQLSAPVPRWTGFQDSNEDQLSHDNKSAAASLLRNTEDGAEVAGDDLQDDADGYEVDNNPRREAWNNPRINMYRYCAVNLSFFVMGMHDGCIGIEEYYGINHTTVSTIFIVPFLGYVTAALSNNWIHYQVGQRGIAFLGPLFRLIGYVPIVFRPPFPLLPILFMFTGFGSGIEDSAYNAWVGNMHQTNELLGIIHGAFGLGATVAPIISSTMVAKLKMPWYSFYYIFILVVCVELSFGLWAFWGATGAAHREKLHKGGSGGGARTATVLREPVTWLIAIFLLLYAGAEVSLGGWIPTFMMEERHADGLLAGVTATLFWLGLSLGRIVLGFVTGRVGERLAITAYLVLCIAFQLMYWLVPTTVGAMLFVSALGFFLGPLFPAAIVVATQILPAEYHISAIGFSSAIGGGGAAVLPFAVGAIAEGHGVGVLQPIILAVLVFLIGIWVCLPRKARGRKGANLGE
- the KGD1 gene encoding 2-oxoglutarate dehydrogenase, translated to MLRNPLCRASSQVLRGARCSAALSRSSIPTVSARTSSWKLAAVRRPLAATAARSYATDALHSPPDPSDNFLSGGAANYIDEMYMQWKQDPKSVHVSWQVYFKNMESGDMPISQAFQPPPNLVPNMTGGVPRLAGNLALDDGSDVTNHLKVQLLVRAYQARGHHKANIDPLGIRNTAEGFGNIKPKELTLEHYGFTEADLDTEYTLGPGILPRFKREGRDKMTLREIVAACERIYAGSWGVEFIHIPDREKCDWLRERLEVPQPFKYSIDEKRRVLDRLIWSSSFESFLATKYPNDKRFGLEGCETLVPGMKALIDRSVDYGVKDIVIGMPHRGRLNVLSNVVRKPNESIFSEFAGTLGAEDEGSGDVKYHLGMNFERPTPSGKRVQLSLVANPSHLEAEDPVVLGKTRAIQHYNNDEKTHRTAMGVLLHGDAAFAAQGIVYECLGFHSLPAFSTGGTIHLVVNNQIGFTTDPRFARSTAYCTDIAKAIDAPVFHVNADDVEAVNFVCQLAADWRAEFQHDVVIDLICYRKHGHNETDQPSFTQPLMYKRIQQKEPQIDVYVNKLLREGTFTKEDIEEHKQWVWGMLEESFDKSKDYTPTSKEWTTSAWNGFKSPKELATEILPHHATGVDSKTLDHVGEVIGSAPEGFQIHRNLKRILTNRTKSVVEGKNIDFPTAEALAFGTLVTEGYHVRVSGQDVERGTFSQRHAVFHEQENEKTYTPLQHISKDQGKFVISNSSLSEFGALGFEYGYSLQSPNALVMWEAQFGDFANNAQCIIDQFIASGEVKWMQRTGLVMSLPHGYDGQGPEHSSGRLERYLQLSNEDPRIFPTEEKLARQHQDCNMQIAYMTTPANLFHVLRRQMHRQFRKPLVIFFSKSLLRHPLARSNIEDFSGEDAGFQWIIPDPEHQTGAIKAPEEIDRVILCTGQVWAALHKYRADNKVDNVAFTRIEQLNPFPWQQLKENLDMYPNAKTIVWAQEEPLNAGAWSFTQPRIETLLNQTQYHDRKHVMYAGRNPSASVATGAKHLHKKEEEDFLEMAFTVKQDKLKGE
- the tcf-29 gene encoding General transcription and DNA repair factor IIH subunit tcf-29 — protein: MAAPAGRTLFKKKDGILTLTDDYQIVTWTPNSGGPPTISLPVSNITNLQQTPETAAKVMLKIFEKADNGADPATYLFHFNTAEAKAEAKAVKDVLSKILADMRSHDTGVPRPNVATPTAGGASTPAAAGSGSAAMAFASAVNSQASSSTRWFDDNQLKNDIELQQSLMKKDKSLHQTYVEAITTKPESISGAAFNSQFWSTRTNLLRAHAIEINQKKGAYNVLSTVKPRTVDGELKLNISVEQVQMIFAQHPLVKRIYNENVPKLSEADFWSRFFLSRLSKKLRGERITDNDTQDPLFDKYDVTENTEGVQSKIMAQSVPHIIDIEGNEENQGGFKGGNAKDVEMRPRANIPIVKTLNSLSEKIMANVAPSDVYDDNGSRERDEFNELALRDLRGNTAEHRIMLNVKEQNRFFQKQDSAPSENARVFATQKPKEVLSKIRNTLRKFETDSSDGASLQAAIAFEDESDSDEESQKHIQVGSRAAIKVAEKEVMEGVLQQRAQKYGHSTDATSPMGLPPSMTEKCTLTHATSIEFLHQFWTAFLSGDPDRAAELQYLAESLKRSAARVSAVAEEAEKERESVIRQRKQEIRNHFERTGKKIRWKSDMVGGGRDAVIKLMQPVLDALDKAQAEYSRALAAEGIQISTEGS